A stretch of DNA from Fibrobacter sp. UWB11:
CGAACCAGCTCGTGCAGCGCGAACTCAACTTCTGTATCGTTGACGAAGTCGACTCTATCTTGATTGACGAAGCCCGTACGCCGCTTATCATCAGTGGTCCGGCCGAAGACGCTACCGAAAAGTACGCAAAGGCAAACGAAATTTCGAAGCAGCTCGTCCGCAACAAGGACTTCTCTGTCGATGAAAAGGACAAGAACATCCAGTTTACCGAAAAGGGCGTGCTCCACATCCAGGACTTGATGCACATTACGAACCTCTATGGCGAACATGCCGACTGGGTTCACTTCCTCGATAACGCTCTCCGCGCTTGGTACCTCTTCGAGAAGGATGTCGACTACATCGTGCGTGATGGCGAAATCATCATCGTTGACGAAAACACGGGTCGTTTGATGGAAGGCCGCCGCTACTCTAACGGTATCCACCAAGCTATCGAAGCCAAGGAAGGCGTGCAGATCCGTCGCGAAAACCAGACGCTTGCAACGATTACGTTCCAGAACTACTTCCGTATGTACAAGAAGCTCTCGGGTATGACCGGTACGGCAGAAACCGAAGCAACGGAATTCATCAAGATTTACAACATGAACACGTGGGTCATTCCGACGAACAAGCCGTGCATCCGTAAGGACTTGCAGGACCTCGTTTATAAGTCCGAAGATGCCAAGTGGCGCGCCATTGTTGCTGAAATCAAGGAACGCCATGCGAAGGGCCAGCCGCTCCTCGTGGGTACGGCCTCCATCGAAAAGTCTGAAATCCTCCACGGCATGCTCGAAAAGGAAGGCATCCCGCACGAAGTCTTGAACGCCAAGAACCATGGCCGTGAAGCTGAAATCATCCAGTACGCAGGTCACAAGGACAAGGTGACGATTGCAACGAACATGGCTGGTCGTGGTACTGACATTGCTCTTGGACCGGGAGTGACTGAACTCGGCGGTTTGCATGTGCTCGGTACTGAACGTCATGAATCTCGTCGTATCGACAACCAGTTGCGCGGTCGTTCCGGCCGTCAGGGTGACCCGGGTTCTAGCCAGTACTTCCTCTCCCTCGACGATAACTTGATGCGTATCTTCGGTGGCGACAACGTCAAGAACCTCATGAACCGTTTTGGCGTGGGCGAAGACGAAGTGATTACCCACCCGATCGTTTCCCGTTCTATCCGTGGTGCACAGCGCCGCGTCGAAAGCCAGAGCTTCGATATCCGTAAGCACTTGCTCGACTACGATAACGTGATGAACGAACAGCGTAAGGTGATTTACGGGCTGCGTCGCCGTATCTTGAACGGTGAAGATATCCGTGACGAAATCATGAACCGCATCGAAGATGCTTGCGATATCAAGGTTTCCGCTTACATTCCGGCCAAGAGCTATCCGGAACAGTGGAAGCTCGAAGACTTGCATGCAGACTTGCAGCGCACGCTCGGCATGGAATACAACTTGACGCTTGAAGATGCAGTGACGAAGACACCGGAACAGGTGCTCGATGAAATCATCGACCTTTGCAAGGTGCGTTACGACAAGCTCACGAAGATTATTCCGGATGCTGACTTCCGCAATATCGAACGCCGCTTCCTCCTTATGACGATTGACCAAGTTTGGAAGGAACACTTGTATGCTATGGACCAGTTGAAGGATGCTATCCGCTTCCATGGATACGCCCAGAAGGATCCGCTGATGGTGTACAAGAACGACGGCTTCAAGATGTTCGAAAGCTGCCTCGAAAAGATTGCAACACTTACGGCTCTCCGCATTTTGAACATCCGCATCACGCTCCCGAACGGTGTGACGGTCTCTCCGGACCAGCTCCAGCTTAAGAGCCAGGAACAGATTGATGCCGAACGCAAGGCTGCTGAAGAAGCTGCTGCTAACGCAGGTGAAAATGGCGCCTCCGACGTCATTGCGAGCGAAGCGAAGCAATCTCAAGAAACTTCTGAACAGCTGAGTGCCGATGGCGCCAAGGCCGCAGGCCTCGCCGGTCAGGCAGCTTCTTCTGAAACGAATGCTCTTTCTGAAGATCAGCAGGCTCAGCCGATGCCGCAGAGCGCGCTTCCGGGCACTCGCCCGAACCGTGTGAACCCGGCTCTCGCTGCCGCGGTGAAGCGCGCCCAACAACAGGCCGGTGCAAAGCTCGGTCGCAATGACCTCTGCTGGTGCGGTTCTGGCCTCAAGTACAAGAAGTGCCACGGCAAGGACGTGGAATAATCCTTAACTGTTACCCCGGCCAGTCTTCCAGACAATGTGCCGGGGTCTCCTATAAAAAAATTGAAAACAGCGAAGAAATTTTTCAGCCTCGAAGGCATTGATGGTTCCGGCAAGTCAACGCAAATTGACTTGCTGGTTTCTGCACTTGAATCCGAAGGTTACAAGGTTGTGCGTTTGCGTGAACCTGGTGGTGCGAAAATTTCTGAGCGCATTCGTGAACTGCTCTTGGATCCTGCATTCAAGGGCATCATGGCTGACGATACCGAACTCTTGTTATACAATGCTGCACGCGCCCAGGTGATTCACGAAATCATCCAGCCTGCGCTTGATGCAGGAAATATCGTTATCGCCGATCGTTTTGCGTGGAGCACATTTGCTTATCAGGGCTACGCCCGTGGGCTTGGTGCAGACAAAGTACAGCGCCTCACAGAACTCACGTGCGGCGGTTGCTTCCCGGAACTTACCGTGGTGCTTGACTTGACTGTCGAGGCAAGCCGCAAGCGCATGGCGACTCGTGGCGGAGCACCTGACCGTCTTGAAAGCGAAAAGGCGGAATTCTTTGAACGCGTCCGTGAAGGCTACTTGGCCGCCGGCCGCGATTACAGCGATGTCGTGAGTGTTGTCGATGCCGACCGTACTCCCGATGAAGTCCATCGTGATGTCCTTTCACTCATCCAGGCGAAACTGAAATGATATTCTTTTTTATTCTCATTTTCGGCGTGTTTTTCCTGTTCATGAATGTCAGGAATGTAGCGCCAGGAATCAAGGGGAGCATTATTGCCGGTATTTCGGTAATCCTCCTCCCTGTATGTTTTCTGTTTAGGACAAGTTATTTTGCTTCGCTTGGCATGTCGTTTTTTGCGGTATGGCTTTGTGAAGCCTTGATGCTTTATATCCTCTGGTGGGTTGTCCGCGGCATCCGCCGTGCCATCGTAAAGAAGCCGATTAACCCACGCCTTGTCATTTCGGTATCGAGACTTTTGCTTTTTGTCTCTGTGCTCCTTGCAGTCATATTCCGCATTGTGGGTGTGAGCGCAAATGATAATTTCCATGTCCGTAGTTTCAAGGTGGCTATTCCGACAGAACGTGAATTTACGGCGGTCTTCTTTAGTGACCTCCACATCGACCCGTTATCCAACCGCGAAAAGATGGAACGCATTGTGCACGTGTCCGACAGTCTTCACCCGGACTTGGTTCTTTTTGGCGGTGATTTTGCAGATGTTCTGGATTCGACGCTATCTGCTTGGGAATATGACTTTTTAGTGCAAAAGTTGGCGGCAACTGCCAAGGTGGCTGCAATTGCTATCGACGGAAATCATGAAGGGTTCATTGAACGCGAAGGTGGCGACTACAAAAAATGGATGCAGAATAACGGCTTTGTCGTGCTTGAAGATTCTACGGTCTGTACGTCGTTTGCCTGCATTACCGGTCGTGTAGACTACAGCGTTGCCAAAATGCG
This window harbors:
- a CDS encoding metallophosphoesterase, which gives rise to MIFFFILIFGVFFLFMNVRNVAPGIKGSIIAGISVILLPVCFLFRTSYFASLGMSFFAVWLCEALMLYILWWVVRGIRRAIVKKPINPRLVISVSRLLLFVSVLLAVIFRIVGVSANDNFHVRSFKVAIPTEREFTAVFFSDLHIDPLSNREKMERIVHVSDSLHPDLVLFGGDFADVLDSTLSAWEYDFLVQKLAATAKVAAIAIDGNHEGFIEREGGDYKKWMQNNGFVVLEDSTVCTSFACITGRVDYSVAKMRDVERKPLFDLRPPMEATKLPWLLLDHQPRGIEEDHPGRRPDFAMSGHTHNGQFFPGTVIINWVWRLAYGLGELDQVKWLVSSGVDSWGPPVRVGSDTEIWFLRFVPDRL
- the secA gene encoding preprotein translocase subunit SecA → MSIVDTVLHKIFGTPHERKVKQLRPVIAKIHEACKALATLDDAELAAKSAEFREKLNNGATLDDIKVEAFAVCREACDRRLGIFNIFKPEFGFDFSRLGPELQEAVNKAKAELESGKNEWEVYLPAALYAKVRELYPESVKPFRMLPFDVQMIGGLVLHEGAIAEMATGEGKTLAAALPVYLNGLSGHGVHVVTVNDYLAGRDAKQMGLVYKFLGLTVGLIINGLNPEQRRESYNSDVTYGTNNEFGFDYLRDNMAVEPNQLVQRELNFCIVDEVDSILIDEARTPLIISGPAEDATEKYAKANEISKQLVRNKDFSVDEKDKNIQFTEKGVLHIQDLMHITNLYGEHADWVHFLDNALRAWYLFEKDVDYIVRDGEIIIVDENTGRLMEGRRYSNGIHQAIEAKEGVQIRRENQTLATITFQNYFRMYKKLSGMTGTAETEATEFIKIYNMNTWVIPTNKPCIRKDLQDLVYKSEDAKWRAIVAEIKERHAKGQPLLVGTASIEKSEILHGMLEKEGIPHEVLNAKNHGREAEIIQYAGHKDKVTIATNMAGRGTDIALGPGVTELGGLHVLGTERHESRRIDNQLRGRSGRQGDPGSSQYFLSLDDNLMRIFGGDNVKNLMNRFGVGEDEVITHPIVSRSIRGAQRRVESQSFDIRKHLLDYDNVMNEQRKVIYGLRRRILNGEDIRDEIMNRIEDACDIKVSAYIPAKSYPEQWKLEDLHADLQRTLGMEYNLTLEDAVTKTPEQVLDEIIDLCKVRYDKLTKIIPDADFRNIERRFLLMTIDQVWKEHLYAMDQLKDAIRFHGYAQKDPLMVYKNDGFKMFESCLEKIATLTALRILNIRITLPNGVTVSPDQLQLKSQEQIDAERKAAEEAAANAGENGASDVIASEAKQSQETSEQLSADGAKAAGLAGQAASSETNALSEDQQAQPMPQSALPGTRPNRVNPALAAAVKRAQQQAGAKLGRNDLCWCGSGLKYKKCHGKDVE
- the tmk gene encoding dTMP kinase, yielding MKTAKKFFSLEGIDGSGKSTQIDLLVSALESEGYKVVRLREPGGAKISERIRELLLDPAFKGIMADDTELLLYNAARAQVIHEIIQPALDAGNIVIADRFAWSTFAYQGYARGLGADKVQRLTELTCGGCFPELTVVLDLTVEASRKRMATRGGAPDRLESEKAEFFERVREGYLAAGRDYSDVVSVVDADRTPDEVHRDVLSLIQAKLK